One window of the Triticum dicoccoides isolate Atlit2015 ecotype Zavitan chromosome 3B, WEW_v2.0, whole genome shotgun sequence genome contains the following:
- the LOC119281408 gene encoding probable leucine-rich repeat receptor-like protein kinase At1g68400 has translation MALRVLFLMLALLAAARASSPAASLDAASLLAFKSACAGAGRGTGTAALDSWTESTDPCSGEWRGVTCLWSSSSSATSRVRRVVLEGLGLAGDAGAIAALTDLPSLSFLSLKNNTFTGSLRDVDFSPLAPHLKLLYLSGNGFSGRFPESILRLRHLRRLDLSGNRLTGTIPPEIGHRLRALVTLHLARNSFVGRVPSSLESMPKVAELNVSGNNLSGQIPKHLATAFPASSFLGNPELCGAPLRRRCDGQQQRVHTSGHGRRSSHDRWMVVMIMVAVGAAVATLIAAALCAVLCLKNKKLTRPRANSRTSSMSTSREETVRFDGCCEEFDVRALMMGAAEMLGKGAAATTYRVVMGGQQDVGDAGAEETKGEAVVVKRLRRREGTTREDEGRRRELAREMGSWRHANIVDLRALYASEEELLLVFDYIPNGSLHSLLHENRGPARAPLDWQTRLRLAQDAAQGLAYLHGVSGSRLAHRHLTSSNILVDGGGSARVSDFALLQLLLPAPPSEKALQKQDVRDFGVILLEILTGRSPEDGKVDIPRWVRTVVREEWTSEVFDMELLRTRGAEDEMVALLQVALLCAADNPRERPRMAVVSKMIEDIRDRGSKRSKCSASPSQAGCSYDSSPCASEGTTKSTTASSS, from the exons ATGGCACTACGCGTGCTCTTCTTGATGCTGGCGCTCCTCGCAGCTGCCCGTGCCTCCTCCCCTGCCGCGAGCCTGGACGCTGCGTCGCTGCTCGCCTTCAAGTCGGCGTGCGCTGGAGCTGGGCGTGGCACTGGCACCGCCGCGCTCGATTCCTGGACGGAGTCCACTGACCCCTGCTCCGGCGAGTGGCGCGGCGTCACTTGCCTGtggtcctcctcctcatccgccactTCCCGTGTCCGTCGTGTTGTTCTCGAGGGCCTCGGCCTTGCTGGGGATGCCGGCGCCATCGCGGCACTCACAGATCTCCCTTCGCTCTCGTTCCTTAGCCTCAAGAACAACACCTTCACGGGATCGCTCCGTGATGTCGACTTCTCTCCCTTGGCGCCGCACCTCAAGCTCCTTTACCTCTCCGGAAATGGCTTCTCCGGGAGGTTCCCTGAGTCCATCCTACGACTTCGCCATCTGCGCCGCCTCGACCTCTCCGGCAATCGACTTACTGGCACCATTCCGCCGGAGATCGGCCATCGCCTCCGCGCGCTCGTGACACTGCATCTCGCACGCAATTCGTTCGTCGGGCGCGTGCCCAGCTCTCTGGAGTCGATGCCGAAGGTAGCTGAGCTCAACGTCTCCGGTAACAACCTCAGCGGCCAGATTCCAAAGCACCTCGCAACGGCCTTCCCCGCGTCATCGTTTCTGGGCAACCCCGAGCTCTGCGGTGCCCCGCTGCGCCGCCGGTGCGACGGACAGCAGCAGAGAGTACACACCAGCGGACATGGGAGAAGGAGTTCCCACGACCGGTGGATGGTGGTGATGATCATGGTGGCGGTGGGCGCAGCTGTCGCTACGCTGATCGCCGCGGCACTGTGCGCTGTGCTGTGCTTGAAGAACAAGAAGTTGACGCGGCCGCGCGCCAACTCGCGCACCAGCTCGATGTCGACGTCGCGGGAGGAGACGGTGCGCTTCGACGGGTGCTGCGAGGAGTTCGACGTGAGGGCGCTCATGATGGGAGCCGCGGAGATGCTTGGCAAAGGCGCCGCCGCGACGACGTACCGCGTGGTCATGGGAGGCCAGCAAGACGTGGGCGACGCCGGCGCCGAGGAGACCAAGGGCGAGGCGGTGGTGGTGAAGAGGCTGAGGAGGAGGGAAGGCACGACCCGGGAGGACGAGGGCCGgaggagggaactggcgagggagaTGGGCTCGTGGCGGCACGCCAACATCGTCGACCTTCGCGCGCTCTACGCGTCGGAGGAGGAGCTTCTCCTCGTCTTCGACTACATCCCCAACGGCAGCCTCCACAGCCTCCTGCATG AGAACAGGGGACCTGCACGAGCCCCTCTGGACTGGCAGACGAGGCTGAGGCTGGCGCAGGACGCGGCGCAAGGCCTCGCCTACCTCCACGGCGTGTCCGGCTCTAGGCTCGCCCATCGCCACCTCACCTCCTCCAACATCCtcgtcgacggcggcggcagcgcgcgCGTCTCCGACTTCGCCCTGCTCCAGCTGCTCCTGCCGGCGCCACCGTCAGAAAAGGCCCTGCAGAAGCAGGACGTGCGCGACTTCGGCGTCATCCTGCTGGAGATACTCACGGGCCGGTCGCCGGAGGACGGCAAGGTGGACATCCCGCGGTGGGTGCGGACGGTGGTGCGGGAGGAGTGGACCTCCGAGGTGTTCGACATGGAGCTGCTGCGGACCAGGGGCGCGGAGGACGAGATGGTGGCGCTCCTCCAGGTGGCGCTGCTCTGTGCCGCCGACAACCCGAGGGAGCGGCCGAGGATGGCTGTGGTGTCCAAGATGATCGAGGACATCAGGGACAGGGGGAGCAAGAGGAGCAAGTGCTCTGCTTCTCCATCGCAAGCTGGGTGTTCCTACGACTCGTCTCCTTGCGCGTCAGAGGGCACCACCAAGTCTACCACCGCCTCAAGCTCTTGA